One Streptomonospora salina genomic window, GGACTACGACCAGGGCGCGCTCATCGCGGCCGAGGAGGACGCCGGCGGCGACGCCGTCGAGCCCGGCGGCCCCGCCGACGAGGCCGGACTGCGGTCGGGCGACGTCATCGTCCGCTTCGACGGCCGCGACATCTCCGACGCCGACACGCTGATCCGGCTGATCGGCGACTACGAGTCCGGCGACCGGGTGGAGGTCGTCTTCGAGCGCGACGGCCGGCGCAACACCACCGACCTCACCGTGGGATCGGGCCCGGACTGACGCCGCCGGGATCCGGCGGCTCCGCTCACTCCGCGGCGCCGGAGCCGATGTCCTCGTGCCACAGCTCGGGGCGCGCTCGGACGAACGCGTCCATCATGGCGGCGCAGCCGGGGTCGTCGAGCACGACGACCTCGACGCCGTGCTCGGCCAGCCAGTCGTGCCCCCCGGAGTAGGTGCGCGCTTCGCCGACCACCACCCGCGGGATCCCGAATTGCCGCACCAGCCCGCTGCAGTACCAGCACGGCGAGAGCGTGGTGACCATGGTCGTGCCGGCGTAGCCGCGTTGGCGCCCGGCGGCGCGGAACGCCGCGGTCTCGGCGTGGGCGGACGGGTCGCCGTC contains:
- a CDS encoding nucleoside deaminase; translation: MPASEDTDRYRQWLTAAAEEARAGRDEGGVPIGAALIGGDGRVLGRGRNRRVQDGDPSAHAETAAFRAAGRQRGYAGTTMVTTLSPCWYCSGLVRQFGIPRVVVGEARTYSGGHDWLAEHGVEVVVLDDPGCAAMMDAFVRARPELWHEDIGSGAAE